In Elephas maximus indicus isolate mEleMax1 chromosome 25, mEleMax1 primary haplotype, whole genome shotgun sequence, the genomic stretch CTGACTGGCCAGCCTGGGGCACATGTGCACCTCCCCGACCCTGAAAGAATCAGGGTGCTCTCACCAGAGGAAGGAGTGTGGTCTGGGAAGGCAGGAATGACAAACCTGCCCAGCAGAGCCCTGCCAACCGTGGGTCTCCAGGGCTGGGGCAGCTCACGTGGGGGCTGGGCACAGACCAAAGCACATTAAACCTAATGGTACTGTGAGATCATAAATGCTCTGGAAAAATAGATAAAGGGGTCAGAGTGTCAGAGCAGGTCAGGGGGCTGGTCAGGGCAGGTCTttttgagaaggtgacatttcgGCAAAGCCCAGGAAGTGAGGGGGTGAGCCAAGGAGATCGCTGGGAAAGGAGGAGTGGCAAAGGCCCCGTGCACACAGGTGTGGGTGGGGTGTGTGTGCTAGGAGGGCCTGGTGGGCCCTAGAGAGGGAGCTTGGCTTCCACATGGGGGTTTGACCTCAGTCCGTGGGACTGCAGCCATGATTGCAACCACAGATGTGATCTACCTGCCCCTGAACAGCCCTTCTGCCCCAGCTGGGGTTGGGCAGCTTTGGGCTTTGCGCCAGGGCCCTCCCAGCTCTGCCCTTTAAGGCTCTTTCCCCCACCTCCTGCCTCACGTGCCAACCCTAGTCCCACCTTCCCTGGGAGCTCTGCAGAGGTGTGGTGCAGAGCTGGGAGACTGTGGGAGGGGCCTTTCCTGAGGGTGGTGTGAGCAAGCCCCCAGCACGAGAGGAGCCCAAGCTTCTCCAGAATCCCCAAGGGCAGGGGCCATGCCTGGCTTGTCACCACTGTGTTGGTGCCCAGCACAGGGGCCTGACACTCGGTAGGTGTTCAGGAAAGGAAGAGACAGGCCCTGTGtcttctccctccatccctcagTGGGCCCACCTCAGATTTGGCACCGTGCTGGGCTTGCAGTGTCCCCAGAAGCCCATATTCCAGTCCAGGGAGGGCAGACATGTAGGAAGCTGAAAACGTATGAAACGGAGAAAGCATGGGGTGTAGGgaactgcccttttttttttttttttttgagcacctactttcTATGTCAGATACTATCACCCAtttgaaaaggaaactgaggctcaaggaggCCTGTTCCAAAGCCCCTCTGAATCTTGTCCCTTCCCAGTGCAGATATCTCCATGAGTGTGTCAAGCTGGGGAAGCCTAGGTGGGGAGGCGGTGGGCACACCAGGCTAGGCGCTGCCTGAGCATGGCCTCAGGAGGTGCAGGACCTTGGCGTTATGGGGGAACATGGCTTTTGTGACTCCCCATCCCTTGGAGGTGGGCCCTCATGTGTGGCTGGCCTTCCCTGCCCCGCTAGGTGTGGCATGGGGGTGGGAGAGGCCTGGCCAGTGGGTCAGTGAGGTGTCAGCAGGTGGATCTTGTGAAAGACTGGCCCATAGGCAGGCTTACTTTTTACAATGTGGATCAGTcaccaatattttaaaatcaggtattTACATAATGGTGCAGattctccatttttttctgaaaaagaaaaaaggccagGGTTTCAGGGCCTAGTGCCTCATGGGGCCTATCGGCCTCCTGGGGCCCACCTGCCCAGCCCCATCCCTTACCAACCTGGGGTGGCAGCCAAGGGTGGAGAGGGGGTGCCACCATTGGCCCAGCACCTGTTGTTCCCAGGCCAGGCAACCTGGGGTACACAGCCTTGGGGAAGAGCGTTGGCAGCTGGGAAGCCTGAGCCACCGTGCACGGCTTCTGACCCGTGTTGGGGCTTTGGGCCTGAACACCAGGTCTGGAGTGGCCTGTGCACTGTCACTAACACCTGCCCCTCGTGTTTGCTCTGCTCACCTCGGGGAGGCACAGGCAAGGGTCCCTCCCAGGGAAAGCCCGGTCAGGGAGGTGGTGGTTGGGGTGCCGCCTCTGGGTCCTGGGCAGGGTGTGGCACTGCAGGAGGCCTTGGGCCTACTGGTGAGTGTAGTGACAGTCGTCTGTAGTGAGTacccaccatgtgccaggcaggCTTGGTGCCCATCAACCCTCCTAGCCACCTTTCTTTCAGAGGAGGTACATGAGGCCCTCTGTGGTGAAGCAAGTGGCTTATGGGTGGTGATGCCAGGTGTGAAGTCCCACCTGCTTGGCCACCTTCCCCTcacccctgcccccgccccccagtGCAGGCTTTTGAGGCAGGCAGACCTGGGTATGTGCCTTGGCCACTGTGCCAGCATGGTGGACTAAAAATGGGCACCCCCAGAGCTCATAGGTGCTCCAGACCATCAGCCGGTGTGGGTGTCCCTCCTTGCCCTCCATCTCCTCAGCCCAGCCCTAGCAGAGACCCAGGAACCTCTGCTGTGGGGCTTCTCTGGCGACAGACCCTGCCCTGCTGAGGAGTGGGCAGCTCTCTGGACCGGCCACGGTCAAGGTGAAGGAGGCATGAAGTGTCTAAGGAGAGATGGGTCCTAGGCTGTGATTCCGTCCTCAGGAGAGCAGAGGAAGGAGGCCCACCCTGAGGAGGCAGCATCAGCTAGGCCTTGAAGGCTGACTGAAACAGACAGAACTAGAAGCAACAGGGCAGGCAGATGGCAAGCTTGAGCAAGGGGTAGGGGTGTGGTTTGAAAAGTTGTGGGGCCAGCGGCACCAGCATTTCTATAATTCACTTTGTGAGTCCCCAGTGTGGTTCAGTAGTGGGCATGTGGCCTCCCCAGTAGGGCCGGAGCCTCCATTGTAGTAGCTACTTTGTTTCCCAGCCTGGGACAGGACCGGCacacagcacacagtaggtgctcagtaaatgctgctGGGtagtttgttcattcaacaaacgtCTAGACGGTGTGCTGCAGATACTGCTAGAAGACAGCCAGACCCGTCTGTGAGCGAGGAGGAGGGGGTGTCAGGGAGGTCTGGGTGGTAGCAGGGCCACCTGGCCTCGGGACGGACTCGGGGTTTGGGGCTGAGGGGGAGCGGGGACGGGGTGAGCAGAGCCTGGAGCTGTCCTGAAGGAGGATGCGGTGGAGGCAGGCTGCCcacaggaggaggagagagggaggagaagggcAGCCTAGCCCAGGGGACCTGCGGCAGCTGAGGGGGAGGGGTGCCCTGCGCCGCAGCCTTTCCCATCCCCCTCTGCCCAGGGCCTTGGCAGCTTGATGGGCAGCCCGGCCCCGCCCCCCAGGCAGCAGGCAGGTCAGGGATTGGTTGGAGTCCTAGAGCTGCTCAGTCGCCATGGGGACGCTCAGGAGGCGCGCGTGCCCAGTACCCAGCACCACCGACTAAATCTTCGTAATGttatggctgggtgggtgggggtggcgCCCTGTGCGACCCTGGCCTGGGTAAAGGGGCAGCCTGGGATGCGGTCAGAGCTCATTGTGGCCACCCTCCCCCACCAATAGTGTGTGCAGGTGCAGGGCAGTCCTGGCATCTGGGCGCCACCAGAACCACGGGGTGCTCACCTGACAGCGACCCTGGAGCTCGGGGTAGCTTCCTCCGCCGCTGCCTCAGCTGATCACGCAGGCGTGCAGACTCGAGAGGctgaggcaggagggaagagggtcTGGaattttatctgaaaatgtctagCTCCCTGTTAAAGTTTGTTCCCTCAGGTCCACCGGCAATGCTGGATTCTGCCAGCAGGGGGCGAGCTCTGCAGAGCCTTGTTAAAGCTGCCCACCTCAAGAAAGCAGGGGATGGCCCATTGAGGAGCAGAGGATGTAGACCCCAGACCCTGCAGCCCTGACGTAGGGTGCCCAAGGCTACGTGGCCACGCAAAGCCTGCGGGTCTAAGAGTTGCTGTGTTTGTGCGCAGGCGGCCTGGGGGGTGGCTATGGGAGGGTCACAGTTGAGCCATTGcttcctccaggcaggagaaatTCTAGGGCtcagcgggggggtgggggggtgggtaaGGGGGAGGGTGCAAAGGGGCAAGGTAGTGCTaagcagaaggaagaggaggCCCGCTGGGCCCTggttggtgggtgggtgggtgggtaggtgcaATCCTGGCAGCTGTGGAGGAGGGAGCAGCGTCAGGTGCCCCGGGACCTCTGGCAGGCAGAGGCTGGTCAGACTTGAGGCTTCAGCGACTCTTTCCCAGCCCTCCAGACTGGGCTTCCTCTGAGGCTGGATGTGGCCTTTGTGGGTTTGGAGTGCAGAAGGGAGACCCTCATGCCTGCACACTCCTGTTCTGGCAGTGAAGCCGGCAGCCCTCAGCGAGACTGGGCGTCCAGGCTGGGCCTCAGCCTCTCAGGGCCTCTAACGTGGAGCGGCGGTGCTCACCTCCTGCCCGGCAACACTCAGGTGGACAACACAACCATGACGCCCTGGGggccagcagctggtgggtgcctGCGGGACCTCATGCCCAGGCCTCTCATTCCAGATGATTCCTCCTCCGAGAGCGGCAGTGGCAATGGCTCCTCCACCTTGAACCCGTCCACATCGAGCAGCACGCAGGGCGACCCTGCCTTCCCTGAGATGAATGGCAACGGTGCCGTGGCCCCCATGGACTTCACTGCCACCGCTGAGGACCAGCCCATCAATCTGTGCGACAAGCTCCCGCCGGGCACAGCACTAGGCACACCCTCCTTCCCCTCAGATGGCTGTAGTGCCGATGGACTGCGGAGTCGCGTCAAGTACGGGGTGAAGACCACTCCCGAGGTGTGTGGGGCTGTGGGCGGGCCAGCGGGCACTGCACCCACAGAGCTGGGCCTCTGCTTCTCCTGTGAATGGCAGGGCTATTGAAAGGCTGAAATAAAAGTGTACATGCCCAGAGTTTAGTAGGAGCCAGCCCAGGGTATGACAAGCCACGGTGGTGGTCCTGGCTGCTAtggcctcattttcctcaccttGAGCCAGGCCCCCACTTCTCTGAGCTGGTTCCCTACCTGTGAAGTGGGGTTGGTGGTCCCAGCCTTAATAGAAGTAGTGGGTGGCTGGGCTCATGGCCTGCGCCTGCCTCGACTGGACCAGGAGCAGTGTGCTGTGAATAACCACAAGTGGCTACATTCCTCGCTAAGCAGCGCAAGGCCTCACCTTTCCTGTTTACCTGCAGGGAGAGGCCAGAGGAGGGTCAGGCCAGTGCTCTTTGTTTCTACTTTACAGATGGTACAGAAAAAGAGCAAGGCCTTTGGGTGAGAGCCCAGGGATCTGGGTGGGCAGGACTCCCCACTAGACAAGGCTGATGGACGGGTAGGCAGGGCAGGCAGAGGCCCCACCTGCTTCCTGGGATCCTCCGTAAGCCTGCCTCCATCTCTGAGGCGTCCTCCTGCGGGCAGTGGTGGCCAGAAGCTCGTGAGCTCCCTGGGGCATCATCTCCTGCTGCGGAAGCACACGTGTAGGCCCTGCACCCTGCACTGGCCCTTCCCCTCCCTGGGCCTGTCTTCTCTCTGgcagagggggtgggggtgggtgccAGTGCTCACCTGGCCTCACAGGCCGGGGGTTCAGTTGTTGTTGTGTCTGTGTACTCAGGGCCACGGAAACCAGGCTGGAGCAGCCCTGGCCCTCACCTTTGACCCAGCCAAGGAGCAGGCATAGCTGCTTGTCCTCAgtgagcaaagagctggagggGAGCTTGCTTGGCGAGGCCCTCTAGCCATCGCCACCTCGGCCACTCGCCTCACGTGCGAACCCAGGGCTCTGGGACAATGAGTGAGACCGGAGCATGGGTGCCACCGACAGCTCATATCTTCTGATTCTCTCAGCCCTCGTTTCCTCTGCCCTGGGGAAGGATTTGGCTAAGGATCAGCTGGGGACCGTGACATGCCCAGGGCCACACAGGCAGTACTTCACCCAGGAAACTCCACTGGAATCCGGCATGGCCAGACACAGCTGGATGGCTGACCCCCACCTGGGGGTGTGGTCATGGGGAGAGAGGCCAGAGGCCAAGATGCAGGGGAAGCCTGGGAGTGCAGCAGCTGCTGTGCGGACTGGGGCACCCAGCAAGTGGTCAGGTGTCATTGATTTGCTGGTCCGGGGAATGCTGTGGGCCCCTCTTAACTGCTGGATGCTGACCTCCTGGAGGGAGGGACAGTGTCCCCAGGACACTGCCAGTCAGCATCCGAATAAGTGAAGTCAGGACACACCAGAGATGCAGGCTTCCTAGAAGGCAAATGACCATGGTCCTCAGAGAGCCATCCCAGAGTGGTGTGAGCCAGAGGACAGGGGCAGGGGACAGGTGACTTGGGAACAGAGGTGTGAGGGTGAGAAAGCAGAGAGGCCAGTAAGGAAATGCCTTCCAGGGAGATGGGGCAGAGGGGCCTGAGCCGGCACTTGTCCCAGACGAGCTGGTGCGGGAGTGGAGGGCTGGTCCTTCTCCCTGTAGGCCAGGGACCTGCCCggttccctctctcctttctggCCGCACACTGCACTGCGGCTCACTGGGCAGAGCCAGTGGGGCAGACAGGAGCCCTGGCCTGAGACCTGCTAGAACATGTTTCGCATAATGCACCTGCCTCCTTGGTGTCCTGTCAACCGGCCCATCTGTTCCTTCTCCCTGACAGACTGTACACTTGGTGCCTTGGTGACAGCTCAGTTGTCAGCTCAGGGTTACGGCCCCTGGGGATCGGGGAGGAAAACCCTGAAGCCAAACACATCTTGGCTAGCTGGTGGTGGGAATCCTTTCCCTGTCTGTCTTGCCCTCACACAGAGTGGCAGGTCCCAGGGTGGGCGCTGCCACTGAGTAAAATGCTGCCCCTCTCCAGGGTGCTGGGCCTTCTGCAGGGCTGGTTCATGCCACCAGGAGGGCTGGCATCCTGCCCCACAGGTGAAGGAAGTGAGTGAGGAGTGACTTGCTCAGGGCCTCGCAGCCACACAGTCCCTAACCCCGCCACCTGGAGGAGACCATGATGGGGCCCTGGCGGCACCTGGCCTGACCTCTGGgggcccctctccctctctccagtCCCCCCCCTACAGCTCTGGGAGCTACGATTCCATCAAGACGGAGGTCAGCGGCTGCCCTGAGGACCTGACGGTGGGCCGGGTGCCCACTGCAGATGAGGACGACGACGACCACGACGACCACGAGGACAATGACAAGATGAATGACTCGGAGGGGATGGACCCGGAGCGCCTCAAGGCCTTCAATGTGAGcgtgggaaggggtggggacaTGTGAGTGGGCAGGCAGGCACAGCCAGGCCAGCCCTCACACTTGTGTCCCTGCAGATGTTTGTGCGTCTCTTTGTGGACGAGAACCTGGACCGCATGGTGCCCATCTCCAAGCAGCCCAAGGAGAAGATCCAGGCCATCATCGAGTCATGCAGCCGGCAGTTCCCCGAGTTCCAGGAGCGCGCCCGCAAGCGCATTCGCACGTACCTCAAGTCCTGCCGGCGCATGAAGAAGAACGGCATGGAGATGGTGAGCCTGCCCTCCCCGGCCACGCCCCTGGGGTTCCTGGGCGTGCCACGGCCCGACATTTTCCCCACAGGCCTGACAAGAGCCTGGGAGCATGTTTGATGATCCCTGTTGTGAAGAGGTGGGAACCGAGGCTCAGAAAGATGGCACAGCTCTGCAGATTAGCGCCGAGCCGGAGCCCAAGCCCCATGCTGCCCACCTCGCCCACCTTTGGGGTGGGGCCTCTGAGCAAGCCCAGGGCCACTGAGAGCCCTGGCACTGGCTCCTTCCCTTCTGCCCCCAGACTAGACCCACTCCTCCCCACCTGACCTCCGCCATGGCAGAGAACATCCTGGCAGCTGCCTGTGAGAGCGAGACAAGGAAAGCAGCCAAAAGGATGCGTCTGGAGATCTACCAGTCCTCACAGGTATCGACTCGGCCAGCACCgcctctcttttttaatttttattgtgctttaagtgaaagtttacaaatcatgtcagtctctcacacaaaaatttatatacaccttgccatctactcctagttgctctccccctaatgagacagcacactcctcctctccaccctgtattccctgtgtccattcagccagcttctctccccatccgtcttctcatctcccctccagacaggagctgcccacatagtctcatgtgtctacttgagccaaggagctcactcctcaccactatcattttctatcttgtagtccagtccaatccctgtctaaagagttgactttgggaatggttcctatcttgagctaaaagaaggtctggggaccatgacctccagggtctttctagtctcgttatctggtctttttacaagaatttggggtctgcatcctactgctgtcttgctccatcagggattctctgttgagttccctgtcaggacagtcatgagttgtagccaggcaccatctagttcttctggctgatgtagcctctgatttatgtggccctttatgtctcttgggctcataattaccttgtgtccttggtgttcctcattctcctttgtcccaggtgggttgagagcaactgatgcatcttagatggccgcttgctagcgtttaagaccccagacgccactcaccaaagtgggatgcagaatgttttcttaatagattttattatgccaattgacttagatgtcccctgaaaccatggtcgccagacctcagcccctgctactctggccttcaaagcgttcagtttattcaggacatttctttgcttttggtttagtccagttgtgctgacttctcctgtattgtgcagCAGTGCCTGTTATGTGCTCGGCCCCCCTGGTGCAGAGGGGGCAGAAGCTATGATGGGATGGGTGGGATGGGGGCCCCCACGTGACCCCAGACAGGGGAGGGCGACACCAGGGGAAGGGGGAGGTGGGAGTCAGGTCACCACGAGCCCTGCAGATGGAGAAACGGGCTCCAGCCTTCTTTCCAAGGCTTCAGGGCCTGGAATGGTTTGCACCTGGGCAGTGATAGATCAGATCTGCCCAAGAGATGATCAGGGTCGGGGAAGGCCCTGGGGCAAGGCGGCCAGGCAGAGTGAGTAGGAGGAGTCCCATGGCCTTGGGTCCCAGGGACCCTGGGGCTGCAGCCTTCGTCTGCCACATATCCAGTGCCACCCTGTCCCCTCCGCAGGACGAGCCCATAGCCCTGGACAAGCAGCACTCCCGGGACTCCGCAGCCATCACCCACTCCACCTACTCACTGCCAGCCTCCTCCTACTCCCAGGACCCTGTGTACGTCAATGGTGGCCTCAACTACAGTTACCGCAGTTATGGGGCCTTGGGCAGCAACCTGCAGCCCCCTGCTTCCCTCCAAACAGGAAATCACAGTAATGGTGAGTGGGCATTCTGGATGCACTCAGCTGCAGCAGCAGGCGGGAGACCCCCACTTTATCGATGGGGAGATCAAAGGCCAGGGAGGGAAGGGAcccctcccctgttctggaatcCTAGCTAGTCCTCAGATTTGGAAAGTAAGGTCAAAACGACATCTCCCTCTTACCTCCAATGACCCTTACTCCATCATCTCTCTCATTGCACTGTGGGCTGCCTCTCCCGGGTTCTGCTCCCCTACGGCCTTCGTGCCACAGTTGGGGCCACTGTGGACAGTGAGTTCACCTGCACTGGTCCTCTCCACACCCCTGCAGAGGAGGGGCTGGGACCCCCCATTTGCCTGTAATGACTGAGGTGCAGTGAGACAGCCACTGGCCTTGGGTCATGTTCAGTTGGTGGCAGAGACATGACTTGGCCCAGACCTGACCCAGTCCAGCTGTGGCCCAGCTGCCTGTGACCAGCTCTGGGCAGGTGATACCCCTTTCCAGGCCTCCGTCCAAGCCGTCATTTGTGAGATAAACTGGTTCTTCCCTTGGGTGCTGGGCCTCTGCCCTGGCCCTGCACCCTGGCGCCCACCATTGAGTCCCCTGGGGCAATGGTCAAAGCCAGGTCCCTGTCTTCCACTTCCATAGCAGCAGGTGCTTCCCAGGTAACTGATGCAGATGGGACCATGATTGGAGAAACAGTCACCAAAGGGATAGAAACGTCCTTGTTGTGTTGGGTGCTGTGCTGAGCAAGAGCTAGAAGGGGACTTTGGGGCCATTCCCCCCTGGCCTGGATGGGAGTTGACTGGGCTGTGTGCGGGCGGCTCCAGAGcaaggctgggggcagggggcacaTGGCCTCTTGGGCCAGGCACTTGATTTTGTTGTGTGTGCAGTGGGTGCCTCTGATGGGCGTTAAGCAGAGGGATTGTGACTTGTGCTCTGGAAACACCACTCTGTGCAGTGCTAAGAATTGGAATATGGAGGCAGGGGTGGAAGCTGTGGACTTGGGGTCGGTGAGGGTGCGAGGGAGAGAATTGAGGATGACACCAAGGTGCTGCTTGAGGTTGGAGGGAGGTGCTGCCCCTGCCTGGGACCCTGGAAGTAGGTCTTGATGAACACACCTGTGTCCCTCTCAAGCCCTTTGCCCTGGGCTGCAAGGAGCCCTTAACTGTTCCTATtctgggtggggaggaagggggctGGCTCCTGCCCCCAGAACCAGGAAGTAGGGCCAAGTTCCTGGAGTGTCCTGCCTGGGCTTAACTTCTCATCCCTCCCTAATGCCTCTTAACCTAAAAGAAGAGGCTGCCTGGCCCTAATCCCTGAAGCTGAGGCGAGAAGGGCCCACAGAAGCAAGGGATGCAGCTGTCCCAGGGAGGTGCTTTCCTTCCAGGAAGAAGGCTGTCGCCTGTGACAGTGCTGCCGAGCAGGGTCCCCATGAAACTGTCT encodes the following:
- the NOL4L gene encoding nucleolar protein 4-like isoform X2, which gives rise to MNDSTWMSADPHLASSLSPSQDTRMRSPQNLHSQEDDDSSSESGSGNGSSTLNPSTSSSTQGDPAFPEMNGNGAVAPMDFTATAEDQPINLCDKLPPGTALGTPSFPSDGCSADGLRSRVKYGVKTTPESPPYSSGSYDSIKTEVSGCPEDLTVGRVPTADEDDDDHDDHEDNDKMNDSEGMDPERLKAFNMFVRLFVDENLDRMVPISKQPKEKIQAIIESCSRQFPEFQERARKRIRTYLKSCRRMKKNGMEMTRPTPPHLTSAMAENILAAACESETRKAAKRMRLEIYQSSQDEPIALDKQHSRDSAAITHSTYSLPASSYSQDPVYVNGGLNYSYRSYGALGSNLQPPASLQTGNHSNGPTDLSMKGGASTTSTTPTPTPSSNSTSRTVPAAQLSPTEISAVRQLIAGYRESAAFLLRSADELENLILQQN